Sequence from the Cucumis sativus cultivar 9930 chromosome 1, Cucumber_9930_V3, whole genome shotgun sequence genome:
gtgatagacttctatcatgaataaaatttgataaattttgttatatttgtaaattttttaaaatgttactatatacttaattattttaaaattttgggcTAAATTTACGAAtatccattttaaaaataatttatgggctagaaaataatttatattttgattctaattgaagttttttttttcttgatcgATGgattaactaattattttcgCTATGGGCCTTAGAGGGATTCATTCAACCCTGATTTCATACTCAGTTCAACTATCATTCCCATTCCAAATGAAAGCAAAGCGTCTACCTCCGATTGCAGTCTAAAAGTACGATCTTGATGAAGCTCATTGCGTATCGTCGATGGCTGAGAACTCCCAATGTAGACGGAAGTAGATTCAGAAAGTTTTGTACACGGCGGAGGAACCTCGAACTGGACAATGAAAATGATTCGCATTTCGTTTATGTGCTTGAGCAAATAGTAAGAGGAAATCAGAGCTGGAAGATTGCCTTCAACAACTCATCGATTTCAGGTAATATAGAGCCCCATCACGTAGAAAAGGTTTTGATTCGAACTCTTGATGACTCCCGGTTGGCTTTGAGATTCTTCAATTTCTTGGGACTTCATAGAAATTTCCACCACTCCACTGCgtcattttgtattttaattcattccCTCCTTCAGAACAATTTGTTTTGGCCTGCATCTTCGCTTTTGCAAACCCTTTTGCTCCGTGGTCTAAACCCACATCAGatttttgagaatttttttgaATCTTATAAGAAGTACAAATTTTCTTCGAGTTCAGGTTTTGATATGTTGATTCAGCATTATGTACAGAACAAGAGAGTAATGGATGGCGTTTTGGTTGTAAATCTCATGAGAGATTATGGGTTATTGCCTGAAGTTAGAACTTTAAGTGCTCTGTTAAATGCCCTAGCACGAATTAGGAAATTTCGTCAGGTATTGGAATTATTTGATACCCTTGTGAATGCAGGTGTTAAGCCcgattgttatatttacacgGTAGTGGTTAAATGCTTGTGTGAATTGAAGGATTTTAACAAGGCCAAGGAAATAATTAATCAGGCTGAGGGAAATGGATGTAGTTTGAGTATTGTAACATATAACGTGTTTATCAATGGTCTCTGCAAGAGCAAGAGAGTTTGGGAGGCTGTTGAGGTCAAGAGATCGCTAGGTGAAAAGGGATTGAAAGCAGATTTAGTTACGTATTGCACGCTAGTGTTGGGATTGTGCAGAATCCAGGAGTTTGAAGTTGGGATGGAGATGATGGACGAAATGATTGAGCTGGGTTATGTTCCGAGCGAAGCTGCTGTTTCGGGACTCATAGAGGGGTTGATCAAAATGGGGAGTATTGAAGGTGCTTTTGAGTTGCTAAACAAAGTTGGGAAACTTGGAGTAGTGCCTAACctatttgtttataattcAATGATCAATTCATTGTGCAAAACTGGGAAATTGGAAGAAGCCGAGTTGCTTTTTAGTGTAATGGCTGAAAGGGGTTTGAATCCAAATGATGTCACTTATACGATCTTGATTGATGGATTTGGAAGAAGGGCCAAACTGGATGTTGCGttctattatttcaataaaatgatAGAGTGTGGCATAAGTGCAACTGTGTATTCGTACAATTCTATGATAAATTGTCAATGCAAGTttgggaaaatgaaaatggcgGAGCTTCTCTTCAAGGAGATGGTCGACAAAGGATTGAAACCAACAGTGGCAACTTATACTTCATTGATTAGTGGATATTGCAAAGATGGGTTAGTGCCAAAAGCATTCAAGTTATATCATGAAATGACTGGAAAAGGCATTGCTCCAAATACTGTCACCTTTACTGCTCTTATTTGCGGTCTGTgccaaattaataaaatggcTGAGGCCAgtaaattatttgatgaaaTGGTTGAACTGAAAATTCTTCCAAATGAGGTAACTTATAATGTTTTAATTGAGGGGCACTGTAGGGAAGGTAACACCACAAGAGCTTTTGAATTGCTGGATGAAATGATTAAGAAGGGCCTTTCACCCGACACATACACCTATAGGCCCCTAATTGCTGGTCTTTGTTCTACTGGTAGAGTTTCTGAAGCAAAGGAGTTCATTAACGACCTTCACCACAAGCATCAAAGGTTGGATGAGTTGTGTTATACTGCACTTCTGCAGGGTTTCTGCAAGGAAGGAAGAATTAAGGAAGCTTTAGTTGCTCGCCAAGAAATGGTAGGACGTGGACTGCAGATGGATCTAGTAAGTTATGCTGTGCTTATCAGTGGAGCTCTGAATCAGAATGATAGAATATTGTTTGAACTTCTAAGGGAAATGCATGGTAAAGGAATGCAACCGGATAATGTAATATACACCATTTTGATTGATGGGTTCATTAAATCAGGAAATCTCAAAAAGGCATTTGAATTTTGGTACATTATGATTGGTGAAGGATATGTTCCCAATAGTGTGACGTACACGGCATTGGTGAATGGATTATTCAAGGCAGGATATGTGAATGAAGCCAAACTGCTTTTCAAGCGTATGCTGGTTGGTGAGGCCATTCCCAATCATATAACTTATGGTTGTTTTTTGGATCACCTCACGAAAGAAGGAAACATGGAGAATGCTCTACAACTACACAATGCAATGCTCCAAGGGAGTTTTGCAAATACTGTCACCTATAATATACTTATCCGGGGTTATTGCCAGATAGGAAAATTTCAAGAGGCAGCCAAGCTTCTCGATGTAATGATTGGAATTGGTATGGTCCCAGATTGCATTACATATTCGACATTTATCTATGAATATTGTAAGAGGGGCAATGTGGATGCAGCTATGGACATGTGGGAGTGTATGTTGCAAAGAGGCTTGAAGCCTGATAGAGTAGTATTTAACTTTCTAATACATGCCTGTTGTCTCAATGGTGAACTGGACCGAGCTCTGCAGTTGCGCAATGACATGATGTTAAGGGGTTTGAAACCAACTCAATCGACCTATCATTCCCTGATGGTGCAACTTGCTCAACGAGCTAGGTTGACACAAGTTCAGTAGTTGATGAATTAATGACAATGCTTGAAGAAAACCACGCAGCGGACTTTTAATATCTACAGTTGCAAAGACTGGAGGCTCAACATTGTAGTTAATAATACCCCATGTAAAATAGAAGCAAAAATGATTGTTGTGCATTAGTGATAGATGATGAGCAAAACAAGGCGTACAAACTAACACAACTTTTGTACACAACATTAAATGCAAAGTGTTTAGGCTAGGCTGTCGTTAAAttgattcatttataaaagtttacaATAAGGTGGgtgatttcaaatgaaaaaaaaggttataaATTGATACAGTTACCAGTGTAgagttaaaaatttatttaattattagttcaattttaaattaatacaaccCCAAAAGTCTAAGAGTGTATAAAGGGAtatttttccttaaattttatattagttaGGTCAATATAGAATATTAATTGTAAATCttttagttaaaaagaaaattgttgtaaatgataaaattgttgaaaatatttataaaatatattaaaaaattcatattctatcCATGATAGATACTTAAGACACCAAATGTCTGTCATtactctaaaattttactctaaaattttacttgtaaataatttagttcCTTGTATtatgttatttgaaaaatctaGTTCCTTGTATtatgttatttgaaaaatccgccagttaaaaattattaactcTAGATAACGactatatttaataattcattAGAATTAATAGTAATGATTAATTGATATTAGTTTgtatattaattaactatactTTACtttattgatgttttaaatataatcaaattttacttttcatcGGTCTATTAGAagtagaaagtaaaattttgttataattgtaaatattttcaagtgtAGTCTATATATAACAAGAATGTAAaggaaaatggtaaaaaatatcaaatttaacaaaatatttacaatctatagtaaaattttagattcttttGATATCcttctattagtgatattgATAACCcgtgatagaagtctatcgcttgctatcattgatagaataaaaaaaattgctataactcataaatattttaatttatttttctacttttaaaaatgctccaaatttaaaatatttagtataacaaaaaaaaagaaaaagtctaTTAAGTTCCATggttctattttgtttttgttcttatttttatgGCTTATGGGTGTGTACCTTGGATAGGcacaaataaattgttatttttcaattcgAGATAGGCATATAGATAGAATtatatctatgtctatctCATTTAGACATAGATAGTATCTCAGATATTTGTTTATACTGATTACTTTTCTCTTACTTATCTTGTATATTAGGTTGATCCTGTTAGGAACACTAAGTACAAGGtaatggatgaaaatgaatagTTTACCGTGAAGCTAGACTTTGACATATTGTAGTTGTTGAGTATGAGATTTGAGGAAATTTCATGTGCACATGTCCTCGTTGTTCTACATATGCTTAATTTAGATATCTATTCTTATGTAGCTGAGTTTTATTATAGAGAAACATTGACAGCAACGTACAGTGGTTGTGTTCAACTGGAGTTTATTAGGATTGGAGAGTCAAAGATGATATCATGAAAACATTACCTCCTATTGTCAAATATCAAGCCGAAAGTAAAGAATTCCATCTATATAAGGcgattttaacattttaagaTGTTTTAATTGTAGTCGTAAAGGTCACATAGTTGGACTTGCAAAGTTGGAACAATTAGTCAAAAGATGTAATCATTCTTTTTGCACtataatacatgtatatacaAATGGATTGACATTACAATTTatgaatgaattttatttatttattttgtctcTCTATCTATCCCTcttaaattgtaatttatcACTATTTATATCTACGGTCTATTTCACTATCTCCTCCTACAAACTATTATCATTTTCCTAGTTGGGGTTACCAATTGTGGATAGACAACGATAGAGTTATATTGCTCTTTATCTCAAGCAGACAATGTAAAGTTTTATCTTCTTGTATTCCaactttttcctcttcttttcttgttcttttatttcagttttttcatcttcttgaATTTCGACTTCTTATGTCTGCAAGGGTATAATAGAATGTAATGACCTAACTCTTTATACTAAGCTAAAGTCATTactcaaaagataaataaacaCCTAGAGacattttgttgaaatgaggaaaactaaaaattttataaaattaactatCAAATAAATGTTCAAAAGGCATAAAGTCgacaaaatcaataaaaataattttaaaatgtgacGTGCGGGTTCTAAcggttttaaagaaaaaaaaaagacaactttaaataaaatatctaaattttataatacttaaaaacttataaataaatgCAGAAGCAAAATTGTGTCCCTATATGATATGTCACGGATCCTTCATGTCACTCGCCAACTTTTCGAATCCTCTATCTTTGcatgaaatattaaacataagaaaaagtgagtatataaaatataccaGGTAAGAAACTCACTACTAGTTTCGCTAGGTGtctgttaacttcctattaaGAGTATGGGAGAAGGTACCGAAACTAtcatgtgtttgatgaaacaCATGCAATCTAGTGATCCCGAAGGAACACTCTCATATCGGTGAACCTGAAGGAACACCTATGACATTAGGCTATAACTATCGTATGTC
This genomic interval carries:
- the LOC101217055 gene encoding putative pentatricopeptide repeat-containing protein At5g59900, with amino-acid sequence MKLIAYRRWLRTPNVDGSRFRKFCTRRRNLELDNENDSHFVYVLEQIVRGNQSWKIAFNNSSISGNIEPHHVEKVLIRTLDDSRLALRFFNFLGLHRNFHHSTASFCILIHSLLQNNLFWPASSLLQTLLLRGLNPHQIFENFFESYKKYKFSSSSGFDMLIQHYVQNKRVMDGVLVVNLMRDYGLLPEVRTLSALLNALARIRKFRQVLELFDTLVNAGVKPDCYIYTVVVKCLCELKDFNKAKEIINQAEGNGCSLSIVTYNVFINGLCKSKRVWEAVEVKRSLGEKGLKADLVTYCTLVLGLCRIQEFEVGMEMMDEMIELGYVPSEAAVSGLIEGLIKMGSIEGAFELLNKVGKLGVVPNLFVYNSMINSLCKTGKLEEAELLFSVMAERGLNPNDVTYTILIDGFGRRAKLDVAFYYFNKMIECGISATVYSYNSMINCQCKFGKMKMAELLFKEMVDKGLKPTVATYTSLISGYCKDGLVPKAFKLYHEMTGKGIAPNTVTFTALICGLCQINKMAEASKLFDEMVELKILPNEVTYNVLIEGHCREGNTTRAFELLDEMIKKGLSPDTYTYRPLIAGLCSTGRVSEAKEFINDLHHKHQRLDELCYTALLQGFCKEGRIKEALVARQEMVGRGLQMDLVSYAVLISGALNQNDRILFELLREMHGKGMQPDNVIYTILIDGFIKSGNLKKAFEFWYIMIGEGYVPNSVTYTALVNGLFKAGYVNEAKLLFKRMLVGEAIPNHITYGCFLDHLTKEGNMENALQLHNAMLQGSFANTVTYNILIRGYCQIGKFQEAAKLLDVMIGIGMVPDCITYSTFIYEYCKRGNVDAAMDMWECMLQRGLKPDRVVFNFLIHACCLNGELDRALQLRNDMMLRGLKPTQSTYHSLMVQLAQRARLTQVQ